CATTAATGTAACTGCAGTTTCTACTACATGCCTATACTTCCTCTCAGCaatcccattttgttgtggggtgTAAGGGTGAGAAATCATATGAGTAATACCCTTGCTTGCCAAAAAATCCACAAATACTTTGCTTATGTAGTTCCCTCCACTATCAAATTGTAAACATTTTATAGTAGCATTAAattgatttaacacaaaaaacTCGAAACTTGACAAAATTTGAGAAAGCTTCTGATTTATTCGTCATGGGAAATATCCACATGAACCTTGAATATTCATCTACAAAGTTTATGTAGTATCTAGAACCTTGTATAGATTGACTTAGAGCTGGACTCCCTACATCACTATGTATTTTCTCAAACAGATAACTAGCTCTATGTTCTCTACTAGGAAATAGTTGCCTACTTATTTTTCCTTGAATACAAGAAGAACATACAGTAGGATTTATATCTATACTAGCATATATGTTTGCAGACTTTAATATAGCTTGTAAAACTTCCTCTAAAGGGTGTCTAAATTGTTGATGCCAAATTGAAGTACTGACCTTTTTGCCAATGAAAGCAACATATCTACTCAACTTTGCAGCAAATGAATCTGAAAATGTATTTACTGGAATTCTGAAAAAATCCTTACCATCACTCTTTCCTTGATATAAAATCACCCTCGAGCCTGTCCTGTATGAAAAACATCACATCATCACATATGAACCAACAACCATTATCTTTGCACAGTTTCTTAACAGATAATAGATTGACAGTTATCATTGGCACATGTAAAACATTTTTCAATATTAAAGATTGATTTGAGGAAGGAGTAATGTCAGAGGAACCAATGATTTTGACTatcaaaccttcaccattggtTATGATAATCTTCTCGTCTCCATTGTATGGTGCAACTTGATTTATGTTGGTAGCATCGGCAGTCATGTGGCGTGTTGCACCAGTGTCCAGAATCCGAGTTTCAGCAACATTGAATCCATTGTCATTGACAACATTTATATTTGCTTGCCTCATATTGGTTTATGCAGATAAAGTTGTGAGAGAGTGCTGGTGGATTACCTTGGTAGGAGAAATTGTTCCTATGATTACATTCAAGGGCAATATGACACCCTCTTTCCACATATTTGACATATCACAAAACCTAAAGATTGTCCATTGTTGTCAGCTCTATGATAACAGTTTGGTGCAGTGTGTCCCCTCCTCGAACAAATTTAGCACTTAGGTGAAATAACATTCTTATAGTTAGTATTGCCATTCCAAGATCCTCATTTTCCAAAATTATTACCAAAGAATTGAGGGCTTTTCCCATTTCCAGAATATGAATTACCTTCCTTGTTCCCATTACCAGAAAAAGAGTTGTTACCATATCTATTTAAgaaatttccagaaaaagaCTTTGAGTTATTGTTTCCAGAGTAATTACTTCcattgtttccaaaaaaaaaaaaaattgcctccATTTCCTTCATTACTCCCATTGAATTTCCTGAGAAATTACCCCTTTGTTGAAATCTGTTCCCATTACTCATATAACCTGATCCTCCTTGAAAGTTTGAGCCATTATTATACCCTTGTGAATTTGAACCTTGTCCCTGCTCATAATTCTGATTTCCTCCTTGAAACCTGCTAGAGCTTGCCTCATATCCTTGTACATACATTGCAGACATAGAATTGGATAGTGACTGCATTCTAGACTCAATAATATAACTTCTGCACCCAACAATTGTGCTCTGAAATCTTTAAGTGACATTATGGAATCCCTTGCAAGAATCATTATCTTGATCATTCAAAATCAACAGGCAGTCAAGACAAAACAATAATGATATAATCATTATCTTATGCCTTTTCACCAGCAGAAATTAACTGATCTTTAATTCCCTTGAGTCTAAGCATGAGCTTGTCCACATAATCTCCTCATTTCTGTGCAATGTGAAATTCTGTTTTCATCTGATTCACACAAACCATTGATACAGATGCAAATCTTTCCTGTAGGCAATTCCAAGCTTCTTGTGAGCTCTTGCATCCAATGACATGTTCCATGGCATCATCAGAACGAGTAGCAATGAATAGACTTAACAATGCAAGATCATTCTTTACCCAATTTTTGTACACCGTAGTGATTTCTTTGGTAATTCCAGTTTTTGTATTGACTACATACTTTGGTGGACATGGCGAATCTCCAGTAAAGAAATCAAACAGATCATAACCTCTCAAAACAGATTGAAATTGAAAACTCCACTTCACAAAATTATCATCTTGAAGCTGAACTGTAAGCATTCCCAGCAACCCCTCAATCTTCATAGACTCAAACATGATGATATTTCAAGAATcttgcaaaaacaaaaatgcaGATTATATCCAATAACCAACTCAAAATCCCAAGATTTATCAGACAATACACTTTGGCTATTAGCCTTACAGAAGGCAACAATCAAGAATTACTTAAATTCTCCAAAGAAAATTGGCTATCAGCCTTATCAAACTCTTTGATTTTGAAAAACCAATCTTGGTTATCGACCTTATCAAATCTCTACTACAAAGACTCACACTTGGCTATTGGCCTTGAATTTTAACCAAGAAcacacgaaaaagtgttcactGATACATTGATACAAACAGGTGATGTGCATTGTAGAAACCAGAAAACAAAAGAACCTGATGGTAGTTGAAATCGTGACCCAAATCACAGAAAAGCACAACTGTTACTCCACAAACTTCAAAGAACCCAGCGGAAGATCGGCACCGAGAATCGTCCGGCGATTGATATCTTGATTGCAGATAATGTAGCAATGTTGCAGTGAAAACAACaaatgaagaaagaagaaaaattctTAGAGCGAGAACGAAAAGAATTATAGATTGTATTTCTGTATTGCTTTCGTAATCTGTTCAAAATTATTACACTTGTTATATAGCCACACATGGCTTACACTCTAAGATATCTGTTTTAACATAACTAACCACCTAACAACCTTTCTGTTAACAGTGTTAACAAACTAACAACTACTAACAGTTTTCTTAACAGACTTTAATAGTCACTTAACAACAACCTACATCATTCATCACTCCAAATTcatgtttttgaatttattatttttcaattgtATTGGTTCTCTATTTGATAGTAGGAAAAACCATGAATTTATGCAATGAAAAGAGAAAACCTAGAAAGTTATGCTGCTGCACTGCACTTGTGTGAGGAACTTTTGATATTTTGTTCCAAATAATTGAAAGGGGCTTGGATAAATTTAATGAATTTTCATTATTTAGTAACATATACCTGTGGTTTGTGAGAATTCAAGAATTGTTCTTTTTTATTGGAAATATATTTGGGTTTAGTTGTTAATCTGTGTTTAGTTCTCCATTGTCATTAGCTTACAAAATTCTGAATGGGTTTTCATCACAGTTCATGTTATTCTTCATTGTTTAAACTATAGATCTTTTGCAAGAacaaaattgaagaagaaacttTATGAAACCATTAAGTATTTAGTGATGGTAATTCAAGTCGTAGTCCACGTCCTAAAAGAGTTTATAATCACAAGTGGACAACCTATTGAACGTCCCTTAAATCGACGATTAACTACTATGGAAGGATGCAACTATATACATAAAGTATTGAAAGATGACCACCTAGAGGATTCGACAAAGGTATAGAATGTATTCTGATGTGTTTATGAAATTATGCACTATTATTAGACAAAAAAACTCTTATGAGATACAAGATTAATTTACATAAAAGAAATGTTGGCAACATTTTTGCTCATTGTTGGACACAATAATAGATATTGCCTACTACGTGATGCGTATGGCCGATCACATTGGACTATCAGTAGAAATTTTAACAAAGTTTTGAAGGCCTTGAACATAATAGCACTGGAGATGATGGCCAAACCTGGATTAGCAGTGCCACATGAAATAAGGGAAAGTAGAAGGTTTTACCCTTACTTGAAGGTACGCATAGTATGtcgttctttttattttttattttgtatcatTCTAATTTATTCCAAAAGATAAAGTTAACACTCTTTCATGATTGTATTGGAGCTATTGATGGTACAACTACACATATCCCAGTATCAGTGTCCAGATGCGACGTAAGCAGTTATCGTAATAaaaatttcttaaattaaatatatcagTTTTTGCTAATGAAACTTTAAATATATCAGTAATTACTAAAATTTAATAATGTAGTGTGTTTAAGTGTGTTACTTTTGGACCACTTActactatggtctagtggtattctttttacttgtaagtgagaggccTTAGATTTAATTCTCACCCATGACGAACTAGAACAAATTATTATGACTAGCCCatttgtaagatcccacatcgaccaacggagagggggtgatatgctttatatgtatatgctcCTCTCCttatagcacgaggcattttgggaactcactggcttcagattcCATTAGAATGGGTGACCccttgggaagttctcgtctgagttcccagaaataaatctatgagggaatggtaagcccagaatggacaatatcgtgctacttTGCCGTTCAGTACGGATGTGCAGGTGAGAATGTCGGGTTCCCCTTAagtggggtggattgtaagatcccacatcaacCAACGGAGAGGAGgtgatatgccttatatgtacatgctcccctccctatagcacgatgccttttgggaactcactggcttcggattccattggaactctgaagttaagcaagtttggGCTaaagcaatcctaggatgggtaacctcctgggaagttctcgtctgagttcccagaaacaaatccatgagggaatggtaagtccaaatcggacaatatcgtgctacgacggagtcggTCTAGGATTTGACACCATTGTCAAGTTTAGTGAATTTCTCCatcccttagtgtagattatatcgtatgtattaaaaaaagtGTGTTTACTATTGGTgagaaaataaatttattaatttttttcattaattagcATATCAGGTAATTTTTTTCACTGGCATTTTAATAATCATATTGGTTTTTATTTGGATTATATTAGATTAGTAAACTGCTTGTGTGAACTAATATCATTCCTACCTCGATCTCATAATATTTTAACAAACACTTCCAACATGAATTCGATTCTAATTTATGATCTCCATTCTTCCTCAATTGATCTCTTCAACTCATTAatgcctcctttttttttttatgacgaATTAGTAAATAAGCCAAAAAGATTTTACGTAATTTGGCATGAAATAGCCCTTTGTTTAGAAGATGCCTTTATGCATTACTTTACGGGCTTTTTCCCTTTAGAAGGTTGTTTAACAATCCAACAGGATTCTCTTCGGATCTTTTTGGTGAGGATCTTAGGGATCCGTGAATCGTGTTTATTTATTATACATCGTGCGatcaatttttatcaaatacTATTTGTGTataattttaaatgaaaatatttaaaataatttcttaccgtatgatgtacaatgaacgaacaTAATTCACGAATCcctaagatcctcacaaagaggatctggaTTCTTTAACAATGAGGCCGTAGCTTGTAATGCAGACTAGTGATCCCAAGAAAACTCAAAATACACTAGGCCTTTCAAAGGGGTGAGTTATACTTGTGCGCTcttatttttgttgaaaaattgtATGGTGTTTAAGAGTATAAGATATTTCGAACTTTTAACCATTAAATCTCGATTTTGTGCTCTTGAATAAAAGTGGAACGTTTAGAAAATTCATATCCGATATTCCATGCTACAGAATCCCTTTTTGGTGATCTTTGATAATAATCTTAAGTTAACTTGGTGATCTTCAATATAACTTCTGATTATGGGGtccaaaaaaagggaaaagtcAAAGATTGCAAAAAATTCAATATTTCCAGTAAAATTTGTCTCATATGAAGTCGTTAGGAGCATGCATGGGGAAGTCAATACGCCAAGAATCTTGAGAAATCTACTTTCTGGGTAAACGATCAGGTCAATTTCCTGGACTGTAGGAAAGTCTTGGCGTCCATTTCGTCATGGGAAGAATTAGAAATGTATTGGAGGAAACTGGCGAAGTCTGTATCCTTGTAACGTGTAGGGTTTGCTTCGTCAATGAGTTTAGGTGATGGCCGAACTGTGCTCTTGAATGGCAGGCTGTGCAATGAAGCTACAGATATTCGAGACTTGCAAGAGTTGACCAGAACCCTATGGACCACGCTCTTGTATCTCCCATTGCTAAATATCTGCATTGCGTGCATCCCCAACAGTTcaccacacacacatatatatcaaaCTCAATTTACTAATCCATATATATATGCCCTTAGTTATGACATGATTAGTGTTGTTAATTGGAAGACCGTTCAACCCAAAAAAATGGGAATTAaagggctagtaataatgttaaTCTGTTAGACAaccatgaaatttaaaagtTTAAGTTCGTGGAAAATAGTCAGCATGACTGTAATTGAAGCAAGCCAACATTTGTAACTAGCTTGTGTTTGTGGAACTCaaagaagaatttttttttttgtgtacaTGTGACCTTATGTCGACGTGGCACTACAAATCTATACAAATTATAACACCTAAACTGTGCCTAGGGTTCACTACTTTGGATTCAGCTAGATTTCATTTACTAATACGTTATTTTGGGGATATTAGTCATGTACAGCCAAATAGTTGTAACTAGCTAATAAGGTTTCTGTGTCTCCAAGAGCTTGAAAGAAACTGTGTTATGATTGGTATGACAATTGGAAATCTTATAAGAGATGAATGCAGGGATCGATACAATATATGATGCACCTATTCAATATCACATGCATGCTTCACGGTTAATTAATTGATGATTACCAACCTCAAGATGATCACCAACATTGACAACGAAAGAATTTGGAAGTGGTTCCACGGTTACCCAGCTTCCTTGATTCTGTATTTGAAGACCTCCAACTTCATCTTGAAGTAGAAGAGTGAGGAGGCCATAGTCCGAATGTGGTGGCATGCCTAGTGTTAAATCAGGTTCAGGGCACGCAGGGTAGCAATTCGCCACAATGAGTTGGCTTCCATCTTCAAAATCCTCCAAACTGCCCTTAGCCTCACCGCCTTTTGTAGTTTCCACCAATCCTAGGCTCTCCATGATGGCCTCCATTAGCATTAGATACAAAAACTTGGTGCTCTTCGAGTAGTTTACCACTGCTTCCCTATGCATATATAATGACAAGATGTTTAAAATTCGAATTAGAATTCTATTAAAAATCAAAGTGATTGCATCCAAATATTATTAGAGCAGCTTCAGCGTGTGCTAGAGCTCGAGGGACAGGCGAGTGAATAGGGCTAGAGAGCCCGAGCAATCAAGTCCAGCGTGCTGGCAAGGGAGCCCGAGCAGGCCGTAGTAAGAGGCCCGTGGAGAGTTGCCAGCCCGAGAGCCTGGAGTGGGTTTAATGCAAGGCTGACGTCGCCCTGACGTCAGCCAcattttttcttctgttttgcGTCAGTTGCTGGGGCCCTCGTGCACAGCTGCCTCAGTCGATCTCCCCGCAGCAAATCAAACGGAAGCTGAAGCCCACAAAATCCTGATCGTGGTGGAGCAGCTGGGGAAGATGCTGCTTGGGGGGTTGGGCGTCCAAAGGCAGGGCCTGGGACTGGGAAGGAGAGGAGGAAGCGAGGGTGGCACTGATACGCAGCGTCTCACGGACGAGAAGGCGCGCTTCCTGCGCGCTGGTGGCGGTTGTGGTGAGGGATTGATTGGTAGAAGAAGCGGAAGCAGAAGATTGCTTGAGTTTCATCGGGGGCGGAGGCATTTCGCATTCCTCTTGATTCTTtcgttctttctttctctaatATTAATGGTGGTGTGATGAAATCAAGTGTGAGATTGGATTGGAGGGTTATATAGTATTTGGCTTTGGGTTGTCGCTTTGGAATTAACGAtttcaaaaatccaaaaattccaaTCCCAATTGGCAATTGGGAAGTAAGgagaaagattaaaaaatttattcgaaattacaaataaaattattttatattattttataaataaataaaataataatattttattgctaATTGTCAGGACTATTCAGTGTAaaggtggagatgcaaaaatcGATTACTGTTctttaaaggcagttactgttcacatgATGGATAACATAGTGGATAGCCCTAGGCGGCCTCCACCACGCTGGAAGTGCTCTTAGGATGTAcataaaaatcaatataagtaaacaaaacaaattgaatATCCAAATGTGTGTGTTACGGTAGCAAGTCGATGCATGACCAAAAAAATACAATCACTGGTTGTATAATTATGTGCTGATCTCTTTGAACACGTGCTAGGTCACTTGATGAGAAATACAATAGTCGAATACAGCTCATGATAGAAATTTTTACTCATCGATGACTAACAGAACCCTAAacttgagatatatatatatatatatatatatacatgtgtgtgtgtgtgtgtgtgtgtgtgtgagaagaAAGCGAAGAATCACCTTAAATCCGCTGGAGAAGAAGGCCAACAGGACACAGTGTCTTGTAAAGGATGGCAGCTAAGTTTCAGAAAGTCTCTCCAGCAAAATACTTTATCATTGTTCTGGTTAAAGCTTGTTCCACACCTAGCTGGGGAAGACATATCCTTTGACATGTACTTTGATCTCTCATTGAAAGGGAGCTCGAAAAATCTTCTGCTTACATCAATCATTTCAAGAATAACATCGTCTTTGATACCATGGTTTATCAACTGCAGCAATAAAAATAATTACGAGTTTATATTTAGTTTCATAAGTTTTGTCATATGACTAGTTATGCATATGGACCTATATATATTTAGGGTTCCTTTTCACAAAAATTTATGCGCTATTCAAACCAAGCGGGATCCCGTTAGAGAAGCAGAATTATATGACATGCATATGGACAGTTACACAACAATATGAACTAGATGATGATCACATTAAAGAAGGAAGGAACATGCATACGATTGAACATCAACCTGAAAAAACCCGAATTCTTCGCAAGCGTTTGCAAGGGACTCTATTACTTCGGATCTGTTGGACCCTTGCAACTGAGTAAAATCAATAACTGGCAACTTGAGGTTATGCTTGCTAGCATTCCAAGTGTCTCCCAAGTCGGGTCGTTCTTGGACGGGCAATATGTACTTGCTTGGAACCCTAGTCAGCCCTCTTTCACATAAATGTCTAACTCCCTTCTGGAGGTATTGGATTTCTGTTTCTTCATTTTCGATATTGTATGTACCGTCAGCAGTCCTATTTGAACCCATTTCACGTAACATACAGATATTATCAAAGAGAgttaatatatttataatacAAAGCAAATCAATGGATGGCAAGAAGGAAAATATTGGGTGGCTTTGAACCGTTTATTTCTAGAGatgtgtggagaagaaaagGGGTGGCTGGGAAgcaaagggggggggggggtggcaCTAGAGGTAATAAGTTAATGAATAATTTCAGAGGTGGTGTACTACTCAAAGGGAGGGAAATAATGGACTTGTTAGAAAGTAGCAAGTTTTGAGATTTATACACGGCCTGGtcccataaaaaaaatatatatattttccatATTCTTTGTGCAGAGAGACCTTTGACCAAGTTTAGTCTGACCTTATATATCGCAAAAAGATCGAAAGCTGAGTCTAAATCATGAGGCGGTGGAGCATGACTGCTGGTGAGGAACTTCGACAATCTACAAGTGGACCGCGTAGAATTACAAAGTCAACATTTCCTAGGCCTACTaaaagattttttagtgtgatcaGTATACGAGGTGATACATAATGTGTTACTATACAAattgtgagatatgtgtgttaaaaagttaataacttaaaaagtaaaatttcccactacttacataaaaatacgtggtgtaccacctgtGTTTCCGTCAcaataaaaatttctcctttacCGAAAATCTCAAATGGTACCGAAAAATTCCCAA
This region of Malus domestica chromosome 07, GDT2T_hap1 genomic DNA includes:
- the LOC103410077 gene encoding probable 2-oxoglutarate-dependent dioxygenase SLC1 — protein: MLREMGSNRTADGTYNIENEETEIQYLQKGVRHLCERGLTRVPSKYILPVQERPDLGDTWNASKHNLKLPVIDFTQLQGSNRSEVIESLANACEEFGFFQLINHGIKDDVILEMIDVSRRFFELPFNERSKYMSKDMSSPARCGTSFNQNNDKVFCWRDFLKLSCHPLQDTVSCWPSSPADLREAVVNYSKSTKFLYLMLMEAIMESLGLVETTKGGEAKGSLEDFEDGSQLIVANCYPACPEPDLTLGMPPHSDYGLLTLLLQDEVGGLQIQNQGSWVTVEPLPNSFVVNVGDHLEIFSNGRYKSVVHRVLVNSCKSRISVASLHSLPFKSTVRPSPKLIDEANPTRYKDTDFASFLQYISNSSHDEMDAKTFLQSRKLT